A genomic region of Microbacterium schleiferi contains the following coding sequences:
- a CDS encoding alkyl sulfatase C-terminal domain-containing protein, whose amino-acid sequence MLDSLAISVNGPAAWDLDLAFDLVFTDLDVTYRVTLRNGVLVYVPRQAPADAPLVLRMPKLRLLALLGGDRTSPGIEVEGDMRVFEQLAAVLEPGDPDFEIVLP is encoded by the coding sequence TTGCTGGACTCGCTCGCGATCTCGGTGAACGGGCCCGCCGCGTGGGACCTGGACCTTGCGTTCGACCTCGTCTTCACCGACCTGGACGTGACCTACCGGGTGACGCTGCGAAACGGCGTGCTCGTGTACGTCCCGCGGCAGGCGCCGGCTGACGCTCCGCTCGTGCTGCGGATGCCGAAGCTGCGCCTGCTCGCCCTCCTCGGGGGAGACCGCACGAGCCCCGGTATCGAGGTGGAGGGCGACATGCGCGTGTTCGAGCAGCTGGCCGCCGTGCTCGAACCGGGCGACCCGGACTTCGAGATCGTCCTGCCCTGA